DNA sequence from the Apium graveolens cultivar Ventura unplaced genomic scaffold, ASM990537v1 ctg4474, whole genome shotgun sequence genome:
ATAGAGTCTTCCTCGCACAGCTACGTTGAAGCAAGGACTACAACTATAAATGTTTGAGAAACAAAGCGGCATACAAACTGGGTAATTAAAGAAGCCTGTCCTCTGCAAACACATGCATTCAGTTTGGCCGAATTGTGATATGACAAATTCTCACAAGTCCGAGTTTTATTACATGTGCCTGAAAGAGATATTTATAGTAGTAATAGCAAAACCAAATTAGAAAAAAGATGATAAATTAATTCAGAATTTTTTTATGTAACTTGATAGATTATTGAAAGCTGTCAAGTCGACTAACCTTTTATATACTACTCGTGTAGATAAATCCATTTTCTATTCGTATCAGACCGGGAAAGTCTCTCAGTAGTTGGTCCTCCAACAAAACCTCATTATCTTTTCGCGGTGACCATAATACTTCGACAGACTGTTTTGATGTAAAAAACAACTCAaaaaaagtaattaaaaaaacAGGTATATAAGAAAATTTGTGGAGTGTATATTTTTCAGTCAGTTACCTGTATTTCATTTATTGGGATACGTTGAAGTGTTTGGAGAACTTCAAAGGAATGAGTACAAGTTCTTCCCTTTTCCTTGAAACATGGGATCAAGTGTTCACGAGTAGCAAGAACCAACACAGTAACCACAGTATACACATTTTCACTGTTGCTGTTAGATTTAATTATATTGGTCTCGTTTTTATGTTCATCATCGTTGTCTGCATTTACCAATGTATTTAACAATGTGTACTCAACGTCGTCTCTCCCAAGCTCTCTGTTTAGAAATTCTTCGAACCACTTTCTTAACATCATCATAGGTGCATAGAGATTCTGCAATATTTTGTGACTTTAGAAGCATGTCTTATTGTGCATTTGAAATAATACACCTCAAATTTCTAGAAAAATTTAATAGGCTATTCTAATGGACTAGCTATGCAGGCGAAAACACATGCAATGAACTTACAGTTAAATGGGTAAAATGGATTGAGGAATCATTATATTGCAGAAGAGCTTTTACCACCTCTGCAAAATATTTGAAAAGGTTAAAATTTATTATGTAGCTCCATATTATATATATGCTAAACCTGTAATCACAAGCAGTTATAGATGCTTATACTTACAATTGACAACTTAACAAAAAAAATTAGTCTGACTAAAAACTTTAATTTAGACTAAATGCTTTAAATAACCCACATTGCATCAAACTATATACAGATATATCAACCTAGCTAGAAATGACAGAGGATTAACCTGCATCTGAAGTACCTAGAATTTACATCTGCAGCCTATTTTACATAATATGGGACAACCAGTAGAATCCAATGGGGTACACATCTTCAAACTATTGTTGATGCATGTTACCGAAACTCTTCATTTCGCCTCAAGTACCCGGTAGAACCCTCGACACTCGGACTTATAACTATAGTTCAGTAAGTCTGCTATGTACTAAAAGTTAAGTATGTTAGACAGTATATAATTGCATGGACTAGAAGCCGGTAGATTCTAAAAAATTTCTTCGTTGTTATTAATAAAAACCTGTCAATTCCTAACTACAATTCTTATATCCTATAGCTAAATTATTCACTACCCTCCTTACCCTGCAAAGTTGCAGCAACCATAAACAGGTTAATTCCTGATAGCAAGATTAGCAAATTAAAGTTTGTTTGTTTAGTACACCTTTAAATGCGTTGTTACCTAACCAAATTAGCTAACTTGAGGGGAAAAAGAGGGTTCTGTCAGTGAGTGCACCTTTCAATACGTAGTTCAGACCGTTTAAGGTGGATACATCTGCATTTTCAGCTAATTTCTTAAGCCTCTTTCGTAATGTGTGCTCCTTGTCTGAAACCGCAACCTGGATGAAGTAGCAAAAGAGAAAACACACAGAAAAATGAAACACATACGGAAAGACAAACATTATTGTAAACATTATTGTATAAAAGGAAGATTTGCATCAAACCTGAAAGAAGAACACACTTCCACGTCGTTTAGACATCATTAATTGGCCCAGATACGGGTGTAGCATGCCATAAAGATTGGCTAGTAGCGTAACAGTCACAGAAGCGCAAAATTGAAACACATATGGAAACACAATATTTATGTGAATAGATTGACCAGTCTTCTCGGAATTGCAAGAAGGGGAATGAGACGTAGATGATAACAATGTGGATAATACCGATGATGATCCCCCAATTCTATCATACGAGGCTGCCAATGCAGAATTTCTAGAACACAAGGTATGCATAGTGATAGTAAACGCGAAGAGTAGTCCGTATGATAACAAGGATGCTAAGATTCTAGAGAGCGTATCAACAAATTTGTTACGGTGACAATTAGGGGAGTTTCTAACTTCCCTGGACTTGTTTATCATCATAAGTAATTTGTTAGCATGATTAGCATTGTAGTTATTGTCATGGTTGTCATGTCGATAAATGGAGTCGAGTCGACGGAGGTCCAGCTTATCAACTAGTGGAATAATCGTAGAATTATACTTATAAACAGAAGAAACCTGCTTATCTACAGTAATTATTCGACGGGAAGGAACAGGACTTGATCTCAAAGAAAATTGATCAAAATTATTCCGGTAAGAACGAATATTAACAAGAGATAATACTTTTCTCGGAGAAAAACAAGAAGAAGACGACGGCAAATGTAAAACCGTGCCGCCAATTATTCCTGCTGCTGCTACAGATTCCATATATGCCACCGTGAAAGAGGTTGATGATGTTTTTTAGGGTTTTAACCAGCCCCAAATATCAAAAGGACCTTTTCTAAGACACCGTTGTGCAGTGGTTGGGCTCTTGTACACTTCGAGG
Encoded proteins:
- the LOC141701966 gene encoding uncharacterized protein LOC141701966 — translated: MESVAAAGIIGGTVLHLPSSSSCFSPRKVLSLVNIRSYRNNFDQFSLRSSPVPSRRIITVDKQVSSVYKYNSTIIPLVDKLDLRRLDSIYRHDNHDNNYNANHANKLLMMINKSREVRNSPNCHRNKFVDTLSRILASLLSYGLLFAFTITMHTLCSRNSALAASYDRIGGSSSVLSTLLSSTSHSPSCNSEKTGQSIHINIVFPYVFQFCASVTVTLLANLYGMLHPYLGQLMMSKRRGSVFFFQVAVSDKEHTLRKRLKKLAENADVSTLNGLNYVLKEVVKALLQYNDSSIHFTHLTNLYAPMMMLRKWFEEFLNRELGRDDVEYTLLNTLVNADNDDEHKNETNIIKSNSNSENVYTVVTVLVLATREHLIPCFKEKGRTCTHSFEVLQTLQRIPINEIQSVEVLWSPRKDNEVLLEDQLLRDFPGLIRIENGFIYTSSI